A window from Plasmodium gaboni strain SY75 chromosome 9, whole genome shotgun sequence encodes these proteins:
- a CDS encoding hypothetical protein (conserved Plasmodium protein, unknown function) — protein MADKIYHKLINDNIKMLCNDILHNEKKDENKNEYFNNVNINCSSKCEELCNNINDRLQKIKDIVHLRSTKANGILIETLNYIKEYIKEIEKYIQVFNKLIYEENRAYLYMEEIFNTLENQNQNIQKIYNICSKNIVITKNNNELILKNPKSCSSLSYGFVKNLMNSGQDNNNNNDKEQIIQQDKVVNEGKNYLN, from the coding sequence atggcggataaaatatatcataaactgattaatgataatataaaaatgttatgCAATGATATACTACACAATGAAAAGAAGGATGAGAATAAAAAcgaatattttaataatgtGAATATTAATTGTTCTTCAAAATGTGAAGaattatgtaataatataaatgacagattacaaaaaataaaagacATAGTACATCTGAGATCAACAAAAGCAAATGGTATTCTTATTGAAACCttgaattatattaaagaatatattaaggaaattgaaaaatatatacaagtttttaataaattaatatacGAAGAAAATAGGGCTTATCTCTATATGGAAgaaatttttaatacactagaaaatcaaaatcagaatattcaaaaaatttataatatatgtagtaaaaatattgtaatcacaaaaaataacaatgaacttattttaaaaaatccAAAATCATGTTCTTCTCTTTCCTATGGATTTGTTAAAAATTTGATGAATTCAGGACAagacaataataataataatgataaagaaCAAATAATACAGCAAGATAAAGTAGTAAATGaaggaaaaaattatttgaattaa
- a CDS encoding hypothetical protein (conserved Plasmodium protein, unknown function) — translation TNQQAKKDKSNNNIINNNNINNNSNNNNNNNNCYYYNNKNSNNNWKNKYKNNKRNRKEKKNINKKIHIEKNNLTIPKTNRYCNYNYEEYYDISDEKMEETNYDETYCYDEELKNDSKTTIYDESVLKKKIYNCDVNHIFDNFCNYFNCVDKKESMNDDTANSEITLNSNNIKTQDIIIDNNQKSFLYEKNRQQNVNVYKQTSNKKSRWLCSTADDSHNEYLTQYERKIDSYDNINNNDNKDYSNIHKNVSIANNNNITLNYDTNDFSSYTTQPIQLFNDQENNTYDIGANIVKKGKSLYEETRKISNALFQMYSTNINNDNINNNINNNNINNNNNNNNNINNNNNNNKGDNHNHKLDDNNDNNNNNENVDRLCSKNKIEAPTQSLLTTYNNQSLNCQVIIDKNIVFVQIRNFSQKIDEYISDEKIFRAQKLIDHVKKYIEFYINYYKKYNDKEVVEKLEMYHEMHCMHKNIKYNINNLKVNIIMYFLNFFHLNDMYSILNDYSYYFSVDMVNSYTSQSNTNSNENTNSINHSDINNIKAKNSIYSYAPSELGGLYNSSIKCYSIDESQNSSKMYLTPNLSNQNNNNINVSNNEAENIENVYKNDNLNNNNNSDNINIDSGINNNSKCNTDDSDFKYEDISSVIVDKIYHQQYNNSNMLNGTKTLINQKSINPDNATNRKNSNRHMVKIIQKYSRRFKKFRKSKQNSEGWIKENDKYLDLSHRVDKDNNISVHIRAKLPYEVNRILSILNETELSVNWAPFLTSAKKIKNLSRASAIITQLYEYPIIGKKESLMYCLGANSLEELGCIILCCKAPPEFNKDILFYENMCEKININKFGEIIKVKEIPIKFKKTYKEVTFFDYTLPEPVPKLDRQRAANLCFLLHPMNNGKSTVLELFLHFENEFKYTPIKMVTFFIKKIVKNMYENIIKSCRNYDLLYSEFLMNNAEFYIWLDDQIKRYMKGKNDSKLLDSISLESYDEPEHNEELDSKT, via the exons ACCAATCAGCAAGCCAAAAAAGataaaagtaataataatattattaataacaataatattaataataatagtaataataataataataataataattgctattattataataataaaaatagtaataataattggaagaataagtataaaaataacaaaagaaatagaaaagaaaaaaagaatattaataaaaaaattcaCATAGAGAAAAATAATCTAACTATTCCAAAAACAAATAGATAttgtaattataattatgaagaatattatgatatatcTGATGAAAAAATGGAAGAAACAAACTATGATGAAACATATTGTTATGatgaagaattaaaaaatgatagTAAAACAACCATATATGATGAAAgtgttttaaaaaaaaaaatatataattgtgATGTGAATCATATCTTCGATAATTTttgtaattattttaattgtgtagataaaaaagaaagtaTGAACGATGACACAGCTAATTCAGAAATAACATTAAattctaataatattaaaacaCAAGACATTATAATAGATAATAATCAAAAATcctttttatatgaaaaaaatagaCAACAAAATGttaatgtatataaacAAACTTCTAATAAAAAATCTAGATGGTTATGTTCCACTGCAGATGATAGTcataatgaatatttaacacaatatgaaagaaaaattgATAGTTAcgataatattaataacaATGATAATAAGGATTATTctaatattcataaaaatgtatCTATAGcaaataataacaatataaCGTTAAATTATGATACAAATGATTTTTCGTCATATACAACACAACCAATTCAATTATTCAATGATcaagaaaataatacatatgaTATAGGAGCAAATATTGTAAAGAAAGGAAAAAGTTTATATGAAGAAACAAGAAAAATAAGTAATGCCCTTTTTCAAATGTACTcaacaaatataaataatgataatattaataataatattaataataataatattaataataataataataataataataatattaataataataataataataataaaggTGATAACCATAACCATAAATTAGATGacaataatgataataataataataatgaaaatgttGATAGATTATGtagtaaaaataaaatagaagCTCCTACACAATCCCTACTTACAACATATAACAACCAATCTCTTAATTGTCAAGTTATtattgataaaaatatcgTATTCGTTCAAATTAGGAATTTCTCTCAAAAAATTgatgaatatatttctgatgaaaaaatattcagAGCACAGAAATTAATTGATCatgttaaaaaatatatcgaattttatataaactattataaaaaatataatgataaagaaGTTGTCGAGAAATTAGAAATGTACCATGAAATGCATTGTATgcataaaaatatcaaatacaatattaataatttaaaagttaatattattatgtattttttaaatttttttcatttaaatgatatgtatagtatattaaatgattaTTCATATTACTTCTCAGTTGATATGGTGAACAGTTATACTTCACAGAGCAATACGAATTCAAATGAAAATACAAATTCTATAAATCATTctgatattaataatataaaagctaaaaattctatatattcatatgcTCCTTCCGAATTAGGTGGATTATATAATTCGTCTATTAAATGTTATAGTATTGACGAAAGTCAGAATTCTTCAAAAATGTATTTAACACCAAACTTAAgtaatcaaaataataataatattaatgtatCAAATAATGAAGCTGAAAATATCgaaaatgtatataaaaatgataatctaaataataataataatagtgatAATATCAATATAGATAGTggtataaataataacagCAAATGCAATACAGACGATTCAgattttaaatatgaagaTATATCCAGTGTGATAGTAGATAAAATTTATCATcaacaatataataattctaaTATGCTTAATGGAACTAAAACtttaataaatcaaaaaagTATTAATCCAGATAATGCAAcaaatagaaaaaatagTAATCGTCATATGGTTAAAATTATACAGAAATATTCTAGaagatttaaaaaattcaGAAAAAGTAAACAAAATAGTGAAGGTTGgataaaagaaaatgataaatatcTAGATTTATCACATAGGGTagataaagataataatatatctgTACACATAAGAGCAAAATTACCCTATGAAGTTAATAGAATCTTATctatattaaatgaaacAGAACTAAGTGTTAACTGGGCTCCATTCTTAACATCagcaaaaaaaattaaaaactTATCAAGAGCAAGTGCAATCATAACTCAGTTGTACGAATATCCAATAATAGGAAAAAAAGAATCACTCATGTATTGTTTag GAGCGAATTCCTTGGAAGAACTCGGATGTATAATTTTGTGCTGTAAAGCCCCACCAGAATTTAATAAggatattttattttatgaaaaCATGTGcgaaaaaataaatataaacaaatttggagaaataataaaagtcAAAGAAATTCcaataaaatttaaaaagaCATACAAAGAAGTAACATTTTTTGATTATACATTACCTGAACCAGTACCGAAATTAGACAGACAAAGAGCAGCTAATTTATGTTTCTTGTTACATCCAATGAATAATGGAAAATCAACAGTActtgaattatttttacattttgaaaatgaatttaaatatacacCTATTAAAATGGTTACATTCTTCATAAAGAaaattgtaaaaaatatgtatgaaaatattataaaatcCTGTAGAAATTATGATCTTTTATATTCAGAATTCTTAATGAATAATGCAGAATTCTACATTTGGCTAGATGACcaaattaaaagatatatgAAAGGAAAAAATGATTCTAAACTTTTGGACTCCATAAGTCTCGAAAGTTATGATGAACCAGAACATAATGAGGAATTGGATAGTAAGACCTAG